The following proteins are encoded in a genomic region of Acidobacteriota bacterium:
- a CDS encoding TonB-dependent receptor: protein MLGSVALLSVLAATGKAQTSGEITGLITDSSGANVAGAAVTVTNKATGAARRITTNNEGLYTFPSLLPGQYDLKIEQQGFKTAVRDNLTLAVQQTLRLDVTMEVGQVGETLTITSNGALLNAENATVGTVIENKIVTELPLNGRQYLNLVALSPNVNVLAPAAGQAGARQGGERAQQAISAGGQRIFFDYYTLDGVNNMDVNFNSYVALPSIDAIQEFKVQIGVYPAEYGHQSTQVNVLTKSGGNAYHGTLFEFLRNDKLDAKQYQFTAARPKNPFKWNDFGFELDGPVRIPKLFNGKDKLFFMSNYEALRRRQSVLNTFTVPTTKMFGGDFSELLPSTVIYDPNTGQPFAGNIIPTNRLDPISVKFLKYYNSGSALTTNNFAQTSSQPFNRDGFVLRLDFIESSKSQWMGRYNWGDENTSTQGLNLAGTKVLTNYEQYTGGNTRTLTSNLVNDARFGYTRFFNSLGTLSAGNTDVISAIGIPNQKPGDPITWGIPNVVFNGGGFTGIGDANDGPFANNNNTLQFVDKLSWIHGKHTFAFGGEYNRQNFNQVGNQFSRGVFTFQANATTNPANGSGGYSFAEFLLGKLFVSTNAAAVADAKFQRNVFHTFIDDTWKVTPKLTLSLGLRYELTPPFTNTYGNYFTVKIPKIEFIANAPQADWPTFVRQGNCTDPYQGLSIRWTSTNAVCGGGLNNNLRETKYKNFAPRLGLAYSLDDKTVIRAGFGIFFMQDIANAEYFDMARNIAARVDLTTTPALPITWSNAIPGGSGSVVQVPPPFAWAAAYDHATPYTIQYLLNVQRQLSSNWALELGYLGSQSHHLYGFQNINQALPGPLSSINARRPFANFGVLSYVNDAFNANYNAASVKLTRRFSEGLSLTTNYTWAKSIDNASGTRTQGLDTLFPQDSSCLRCERGLSSFDVRHRWVLGTVYDLPVGKGKLLGINNSIANGFIGGWQLSANSTIQSGVPQTLTIGINNAGTNNPLPDRPSFSGTGNRYAADRTPSRWFDPASFVVAPQGSFGNVGRNTMITPHFQSIDLAVHKQFHLGYKEGHVLQFRLEAFNVFNHPVWGAPNGNILAGQTFPGATSNAAHQGFGVISSTALPMRQLQLGLKYSF, encoded by the coding sequence TTCAAAACGGCAGTGCGCGACAACCTCACACTCGCAGTTCAGCAGACGCTGCGGCTGGATGTGACGATGGAGGTCGGCCAAGTCGGCGAGACGCTGACCATCACCAGCAACGGCGCACTGCTCAACGCCGAAAACGCGACGGTCGGCACCGTGATCGAAAACAAGATTGTGACGGAATTGCCGCTGAACGGACGGCAATATCTGAATCTGGTCGCGCTTTCGCCCAACGTGAACGTCCTCGCGCCAGCCGCTGGGCAAGCGGGCGCTCGTCAGGGCGGTGAACGCGCCCAGCAAGCAATCTCCGCGGGCGGGCAGCGCATCTTCTTCGATTACTACACGCTCGACGGCGTCAACAACATGGACGTGAACTTCAATTCGTATGTCGCCCTGCCCTCGATTGACGCCATTCAAGAGTTCAAGGTTCAAATCGGCGTTTACCCGGCGGAGTATGGGCATCAAAGCACGCAGGTGAACGTGCTCACCAAGTCGGGCGGCAATGCCTATCACGGCACCCTCTTCGAATTTTTGCGCAACGACAAACTTGACGCGAAGCAATACCAGTTCACCGCCGCCAGGCCAAAGAATCCGTTCAAGTGGAACGACTTCGGATTCGAGCTGGACGGGCCGGTGCGCATTCCCAAACTTTTCAACGGGAAAGACAAGCTCTTCTTTATGTCGAATTACGAAGCGCTGCGCCGCCGGCAGAGCGTGTTGAATACGTTTACCGTACCGACGACGAAGATGTTTGGCGGCGACTTCAGCGAGTTGCTTCCTTCTACAGTCATCTACGATCCGAACACGGGGCAGCCCTTTGCGGGCAATATCATTCCCACGAACCGGTTGGACCCGATCTCAGTCAAGTTTTTGAAGTACTACAATTCCGGCAGTGCGCTCACAACAAACAATTTTGCGCAGACCAGTTCCCAACCTTTCAACCGGGACGGCTTTGTTTTGAGATTGGACTTCATCGAGTCGTCGAAGTCGCAATGGATGGGACGCTACAACTGGGGCGACGAAAACACGTCCACACAGGGCCTGAATCTCGCCGGAACGAAAGTGCTTACCAACTACGAACAATACACCGGGGGCAACACGCGCACCCTCACTTCCAACTTGGTCAACGACGCCCGTTTCGGTTATACGCGGTTCTTTAACTCGCTGGGCACGCTGAGCGCGGGGAACACGGATGTGATTTCCGCCATCGGCATTCCGAACCAAAAACCGGGTGATCCGATTACTTGGGGCATTCCGAACGTCGTCTTCAACGGCGGCGGGTTCACCGGGATTGGCGACGCCAACGACGGGCCGTTCGCCAACAACAACAACACGCTGCAATTCGTGGATAAGTTGTCCTGGATTCATGGCAAACACACCTTCGCTTTTGGGGGCGAGTACAACCGGCAAAACTTCAACCAGGTCGGCAACCAGTTCTCGCGCGGTGTGTTTACCTTTCAGGCGAATGCGACAACGAATCCTGCCAATGGAAGCGGTGGTTACTCCTTCGCTGAATTCCTGCTGGGGAAACTTTTCGTCTCCACCAATGCCGCCGCCGTGGCCGATGCGAAATTTCAACGCAACGTCTTCCATACGTTTATTGACGACACCTGGAAAGTCACGCCCAAGCTGACGCTGTCGCTGGGCCTGCGTTACGAACTGACGCCGCCTTTCACCAATACCTACGGCAACTATTTCACGGTGAAGATACCGAAGATCGAGTTTATTGCGAACGCGCCGCAAGCCGATTGGCCGACCTTCGTGCGGCAGGGCAACTGCACCGATCCGTATCAAGGCCTGAGCATCCGTTGGACTAGCACGAACGCGGTTTGCGGCGGCGGTCTGAACAACAACCTCAGAGAGACGAAGTACAAGAACTTCGCGCCGCGCCTGGGCCTTGCCTATTCGCTCGATGACAAGACCGTGATCCGCGCCGGTTTTGGCATTTTCTTTATGCAGGACATTGCCAACGCTGAATACTTCGACATGGCCCGCAATATCGCGGCTCGCGTGGACCTGACCACGACACCCGCACTGCCGATTACTTGGAGCAATGCGATTCCCGGCGGTAGTGGAAGCGTAGTGCAAGTTCCACCGCCGTTTGCCTGGGCGGCGGCTTACGACCACGCGACGCCTTACACGATTCAGTACCTGCTGAACGTGCAACGGCAACTCAGTTCCAACTGGGCGTTGGAACTCGGCTATCTCGGCTCGCAAAGCCATCACCTCTACGGCTTCCAAAACATCAACCAGGCGCTCCCAGGCCCGTTAAGCAGCATCAATGCGCGCCGCCCCTTCGCCAACTTCGGCGTGCTTTCTTATGTCAATGACGCTTTCAACGCAAACTACAACGCCGCCAGCGTGAAGCTGACACGGCGCTTTAGCGAAGGCCTCAGCTTGACCACGAATTACACCTGGGCCAAATCAATTGACAATGCCAGCGGCACGCGCACCCAGGGCCTGGACACACTCTTTCCACAGGACAGCAGTTGCCTGCGTTGCGAGCGGGGCTTGTCGTCCTTCGATGTCCGCCATCGCTGGGTGCTCGGTACCGTCTATGACCTGCCTGTAGGCAAAGGCAAGCTCTTGGGCATTAACAACTCAATCGCCAACGGGTTTATTGGCGGGTGGCAACTGAGCGCGAACTCGACGATCCAGAGCGGCGTTCCGCAGACCCTCACCATCGGTATCAACAATGCCGGTACCAACAACCCGTTACCTGATCGCCCCAGTTTCTCAGGGACAGGCAATAGGTACGCCGCCGACCGCACACCCTCACGATGGTTCGACCCCGCCTCATTCGTCGTAGCACCCCAGGGCAGCTTCGGCAATGTCGGGCGGAATACGATGATTACACCGCATTTCCAGTCAATTGATCTGGCGGTGCATAAACAATTCCATCTGGGTTATAAGGAAGGCCACGTACTCCAGTTCCGGCTGGAAGCGTTCAACGTGTTCAACCATCCTGTCTGGGGTGCACCGAACGGAAACATTCTGGCCGGTCAGACATTTCCGGGTGCCACGTCCAATGCCGCGCATCAGGGCTTCGGCGTCATCAGTTCAACGGCTCTCCCGATGCGTCAGCTTCAACTCGGACTGAAGTATTCGTTCTGA